From Quercus robur chromosome 8, dhQueRobu3.1, whole genome shotgun sequence:
ataaaaatgactatcaatagtatttaaattttatatataggaattatattatgcatcttattatatatctttaagtgcATACATTAATTACAAGCTAGTAATATGAAATGAAAGAGGCATAAGCTTAAATACAAGAACGATAACCAAAAGAGATCATACAGCTAACTTAGAAAACATACAAAATGCTCAATATATGTAGAAGGCCATAGATGGGGGAATGTAAGATTCCTTTGGCAATTATGCATCACTAACCACAGGCACCTTTTCATAGCCTTCCAAATCTCTAAACCTCCGAGGAAAGATGAACCGACCACCGAACTTCTGCTGCAGGTAAATGATCAATGCCAAAACCAAACCCCCAAGGGGGATAACCACATCCCAAGCAGTGGAATAAAAATCTGCTCCAGGATTTGCATATATGTATGACCCACCATACTGGTGAAAATATTTGTGAGCCCTGTAAAGATCATATGCATGAGGTAGCAATCTTATTAAAGTGTTTCCCATGTAGAATCCACAAGAGAGAGCTCTCTCTCTGGAGTTCCAAAACAGGTTCAGCAGTATTTGAGGCAAAAGAAAACCATCCAAGACCAATCCAGCATAAGATTTCAAGTCACCCCAAAGAGAACGTGGATTGGTACTTAAGGAATAGGTATCCATCACAACATCATTTTCATTATTTCCCCAGTTGGCTATCACAGCGACTAAAGCCCCAGCTGCACATAATGGTAAGACTACAAAGAGAACCCTCTTCTCAGCAATCCACAAAGCCTTCTGATTTCCATCACCCCTTCTTGCTGACCATGTTCTATGCAGAAGACGGAATTGAAACAAGAAAGCTACCATTCCAACCATCCTTACAATTACCTCATTTGCTTCGATCCATCCACCACTGTCAAAGAGTATACTTCTCCTACGAGAATTTCTCAGGAACAAGGCTTCAAAGTTGAGCATAAGAGGTATCATGTGACCCAGAGTGAGAATTGATAGCATGACAAGTGAGGTGAAGGGAAGCACATGCGGGTGCCTTCTGACATGAAAGAGTTGGAGTCCCACAAACACACATGAAAGTGTTGTGGAGATAAGTACCATGATGATTTCTGCATCCATCCTCCAAATGGAGGCTTCATCCCTGTAATATGTATTTGCAGACAAGTCTAAAACTTCAAAGTAAAGACTATCAGATTTTTCCCTTGTGCTTTTTATGCTTCCCTTGATACGACCTGAATTTCTTCTATTTGTTGGAGGGAACTCAAAATTGACAAGAATCTCGCAATCCAGAGAATCGTTTGAGCCAAGAGTTCTGCACCCTACCATACACAAGCTTCCTGTTTCAGCATCATACAACCCTTCAGCTAAGATCTCAAAGTTCTCATACAATGTGGAAGATGTGTTGAATGAAGAGATCGTGGAGTACGCTGTGAGGTCTATGTGGTAGCTGATATTGACTGAACCACTGCTGGTGAAATTCGCTGGCTCTTCAGACTCCACATAGCTTGAGTACTGATAGAGATGATTATCAACAGAGATTGGGGCAGAATAACCCCAACCTATATTTCCTTTGGAATTTTTCACTGACATGTCGAATCTCATTTCATAAGAAAACGCATTTGGGTACACTTTCCCTTTGGTTTTAGCAGGATTTGAGCATGACTTCCTCGCTATGTCAATCTTGGAATACTCATACTTCGCACTAGACACACCGGCATCCCCTCGCATATAATTCCTATCACTTTGAAACATGATCTTATCAAAGTAACCAGATTCATTCCTAGCCTTGACACTCCAAATTTGTCCCACAATGCTACTAGCACCTCTGATTGACCAGACTTCAGGGAACCTCAAGGTCAACATGGTTGAACAATTACCAAGACGAGCATCAGAAAAAGATTGTGTCATGCCCAAAAACCGACAAGCAACAATACAGAGCTGATTCTCGCTCTCATCCCATGATCCTTCCCCAACGAGAGTCATGTTGGGACTGAAATGCCGGTAATAATCAATATAGCTCCCGTTAGCAAACTCCACCAGGACTCGCATCCTTTCTTTATCCTCAGAACATTCAATTTCACTCAAAGACATAAGATTTGGCACATATCCGATACTCTTATCCAAAGGATTGCTGCAGTTCTTTGCAGAAACGCAACCCCCTGAATATTTCAAATTGAATCGATTGACTGCCCTTGCGACTATTGAACAGAAACTGTGTGTTGGCAGAGAACTAAGTGACAAGCCTTTTGGAAGATGATCACTTCCACCAGAACAACGAGCTTTGGAATCATCGGAAACATATGAGTACTTGTACTTCATTTGAGGAAACAACAACATGGAAATTGGAACAAAGTAGGAATCTTCATTATCAGAACTCAGACTCTCTAAAGTCCCAGTAATCAAACTAGTAATATTAGTTGACTTTGTGAGATTAGAGAGCTTCAGAACAGCAAAAAGCTTGAGCAAATAATCTTCTTTGTTGTAAGTAAAACCTGTTCCAACCGCACAAAGGTTCCCCTTTGATTCTGACCAGTAACCTTGTAGTCTAAAAGTTACTGAATTTCTTCGAGGCCTATCTTGGTAGTAGATATTTGAGACTTGAATTGTCAAACTCAGTTCAACCTTGAATAAGCCTGAGATATCAGTTTCATGAACAGCTCTGGTGCGAAGTGAAATGGAGTTTGAGAAAGTGGGAGAGTAAGAATACGAGTTTTGGGTGTGGAGATTATCACCACCAGTGTAGTAACCATTATGGGTTCGAGGAAGTGGCAATTTTGGGAGTGGAAATTTTTTGGAGTTGGAGCCTGCGACAGTTGAAGAACAGTGCTCATAGTAAGTATCTTGAGAGGCAGAGGAAGTGACAGAGATGAAAAGGAAGGTggtgaaaagaaagaaaaggatgaGAAACCATGGCAGTGAGTGCCATCTTGGTGAAGAGTTGGTCATTGCGGAGGTGTTCATGACCTTAGTAATTGCTTCTTTCttgtagaaaaaagaaagataaacaagAACAACACTGCTGTGTGAAGACTTGACTGCACACTCacctatatatgtatatatattacaccATTTGTAGACAGTAGATTTGTAATTgatctaatggttaaaaaaatagcattaaatgCTAATTGATTTACACCTCATTTACTTAATTAATAgcaattttgtttctctctccttatttattatttaaaaccttttacatatattcctttttttgccaatgactttacaaatatatttgcaatactttttttttttttgagttcgtactcttctttcttttttctttttcttttttttcttcttttaagcTGATCATACTCTTATAGTCTTATCAATTGTGAATATATATCTTGtctccttaaaaataaataaatggctaAGTGTTGTTTAATGAGGTTTTAAATAAATGGgggaaacaaagaagaagaagtaattacaacaaatgaaaattaagtacaTAGTTCCTTTTGATTAAAAACTGTTTGCTTAAAATCTACGACTCTGTGGGAAAAGGCTCTACTTCATTACCTATGAAGAGTTGCATCAAACTATATCACTATGTTACCTGGGATCCTCGTCCTTTGTCTAAGTTCTTATGAACATGATTACTgataacacaaacacaaaataaaatatgctGAGGACCACCAAGCTTCATATCCTTATATTGGATCTGGAGGATTTGATAACTTTAGGCATATATAATTTCCATGAAAAATCTAAACGTAACCAaagcagaaaacaaaaacaaaaaaaatgccaaTGAACTTTGGTCCAGTTGATAACATCCGTTTttttgtatagttttttttttttttttcaagtatagATATGCAAGTTCTTAAAAATGGCAGTATCCCTTTAATCAAGTGAAAAACAATAagtaaggagagagagaaaatgctaGTATTAATTATAAATGAGATGGAAACCAATAgtatttaatgttatttttttaaccattagatcAATTACAAATCTACGGTCTACAAATGGTGTAAGTCTT
This genomic window contains:
- the LOC126695014 gene encoding uncharacterized protein LOC126695014 isoform X2, whose product is MNTSAMTNSSPRWHSLPWFLILFFLFTTFLFISVTSSASQDTYYEHCSSTVAGSNSKKFPLPKLPLPRTHNGYYTGGDNLHTQNSYSYSPTFSNSISLRTRAVHETDISGLFKVELSLTIQVSNIYYQDRPRRNSVTFRLQGYWSESKGNLCAVGTGFTYNKEDYLLKLFAVLKLSNLTKSTNITSLITGTLESLSSDNEDSYFVPISMLLFPQMKYKYSYVSDDSKARCSGGSDHLPKGLSLSSLPTHSFCSIVARAVNRFNLKYSGGCVSAKNCSNPLDKSIGYVPNLMSLSEIECSEDKERMRVLVEFANGSYIDYYRHFSPNMTLVGEGSWDESENQLCIVACRFLGMTQSFSDARLGNCSTMLTLRFPEVWSIRGASSIVGQIWSVKARNESGYFDKIMFQSDRNYMRGDAGVSSAKYEYSKIDIARKSCSNPAKTKGKVYPNAFSYEMRFDMSVKNSKGNIGWGYSAPISVDNHLYQYSSYVESEEPANFTSSGSVNISYHIDLTAYSTISSFNTSSTLYENFEILAEGLYDAETGSLCMVGCRTLGSNDSLDCEILVNFEFPPTNRRNSGRIKGSIKSTREKSDSLYFEVLDLSANTYYRDEASIWRMDAEIIMVLISTTLSCVFVGLQLFHVRRHPHVLPFTSLVMLSILTLGHMIPLMLNFEALFLRNSRRRSILFDSGGWIEANEVIVRMVGMVVFLFQFRLLHRTWSARRGVGNQKALWVAEKRVLFVVLPLCAAGALVAVIANWVNNENTLRTNARSYWRDLKSFASLVLDGFLLPQILLNLFLNTRERALSCAFYMGNTIVRLLPHTYDLYRAHNYFHQYDGSYIYANPGADFYSTAWDVVIPLGGLVFALIIFLQQRFGGRFILPRRFRELEGYEKVPVVSDA
- the LOC126695014 gene encoding uncharacterized protein LOC126695014 isoform X1, with product MNTSAMTNSSPRWHSLPWFLILFFLFTTFLFISVTSSASQDTYYEHCSSTVAGSNSKKFPLPKLPLPRTHNGYYTGGDNLHTQNSYSYSPTFSNSISLRTRAVHETDISGLFKVELSLTIQVSNIYYQDRPRRNSVTFRLQGYWSESKGNLCAVGTGFTYNKEDYLLKLFAVLKLSNLTKSTNITSLITGTLESLSSDNEDSYFVPISMLLFPQMKYKYSYVSDDSKARCSGGSDHLPKGLSLSSLPTHSFCSIVARAVNRFNLKYSGGCVSAKNCSNPLDKSIGYVPNLMSLSEIECSEDKERMRVLVEFANGSYIDYYRHFSPNMTLVGEGSWDESENQLCIVACRFLGMTQSFSDARLGNCSTMLTLRFPEVWSIRGASSIVGQIWSVKARNESGYFDKIMFQSDRNYMRGDAGVSSAKYEYSKIDIARKSCSNPAKTKGKVYPNAFSYEMRFDMSVKNSKGNIGWGYSAPISVDNHLYQYSSYVESEEPANFTSSGSVNISYHIDLTAYSTISSFNTSSTLYENFEILAEGLYDAETGSLCMVGCRTLGSNDSLDCEILVNFEFPPTNRRNSGRIKGSIKSTREKSDSLYFEVLDLSANTYYRDEASIWRMDAEIIMVLISTTLSCVFVGLQLFHVRRHPHVLPFTSLVMLSILTLGHMIPLMLNFEALFLRNSRRRSILFDSGGWIEANEVIVRMVGMVAFLFQFRLLHRTWSARRGDGNQKALWIAEKRVLFVVLPLCAAGALVAVIANWGNNENDVVMDTYSLSTNPRSLWGDLKSYAGLVLDGFLLPQILLNLFWNSRERALSCGFYMGNTLIRLLPHAYDLYRAHKYFHQYGGSYIYANPGADFYSTAWDVVIPLGGLVLALIIYLQQKFGGRFIFPRRFRELEGYEKVPVVSDA